A window of the Arachis duranensis cultivar V14167 chromosome 5, aradu.V14167.gnm2.J7QH, whole genome shotgun sequence genome harbors these coding sequences:
- the LOC107491605 gene encoding uncharacterized protein LOC107491605, whose translation MMESAETGECLWMVTDNKIFGIRIEKLEKLGKNEVRDWKSHLERAPFDFHLELPEVNMSPFIFASKLFLTTEPNDSGTKIYQISYVGGDTVEISEAVATGAIPPVPTGFPNYIANIKGDVYFVGQLDAQGLCGTGLWVLRSNSREWVSVSAPPTEYDSDNLGCPFGFVLKDKLFLCPLPARGISYVYDPPANKWTRLESIFSFSDHHSLPSFVLVSPPGDVGDRSVVLTGRMKSLPGGSRVKYDIHALLVDNQDYRVHRRQRLDEVCEAIQPSFFKASDSDLSLVDLGNSKVCVMIGGLAERIPSLCILVVELGLVQEEEQQRFLSVRVLVNRVFDMVPDNLEDRSLQVPCTSFIFSLSKDCISPRKVPKLAGGTNPSNPTTSFEQE comes from the exons ATGATGGAGTCGGCGGAAACAGGAGAATGCCTGTGGATGGTGACAGACAACAAAATCTTTGGCATCCGCATTGAGAAGTTAGAAAAATTGGGGAAGAATGAGGTTAGGGATTGGAAATCCCATCTTGAGCGGGCTCCCTTTGATTTCCATTTGGAGCTTCCAGAGGTCAACATGTCTCCCTTTATCTTCGCCTCGAAACTTTTCTTAACCACTGAGCCAAACGATTCTGGCACGAAGATCTACCAAATCTCCTATGTCGGCGGCGATACGGTGGAAATATCTGAGGCGGTAGCGACGGGCGCAATCCCTCCGGTACCGACCGGCTTCCCGAATTACATTGCAAACATTAAAGGTGACGTTTACTTCGTGGGGCAGCTTGACGCACAGGGATTATGTGGTACGGGGTTATGGGTTTTACGTTCCAATTCCAGGGAATGGGTTTCTGTGTCCGCTCCTCCAACCGAATACGACTCTGATAATCTTGGTTGTCCTTTTGGTTTCGTTCTGAAAGACAAGCTGTTCCTGTGTCCCTTGCCCGCACGAGGAATTAGCTATGTTTACGACCCCCCAGCCAACAAATGGACTAGACTGGAgtccatattttctttttctgatCATCATTCTCTCCCATCCTTTGTGTTAGTGTCGCCCCCTGGGGATGTAGGCGATCGCAGCGTGGTGCTGACAGGGAGAATGAAGAGTCTTCCCGGCGGATCTCGTGTGAAATATGACATACACGCTTTGCTGGTGGATAATCAAGATTATCGTGTTCATCGCCGTCAACGCCTTGATGAGGTGTGTGAGGCGATCCAACCATCCTTCTTTAAAGCTTCGGACTCAGACCTCAGCTTGGTTGACCTTGGCAACAGCAAAGTATGCGTTATGATCGGTGGTCTCGCAGAACGCATTCCATCCCTTTGCATTTTAGTAGTTGAATTAGGGTTGGTACAAGAGGAGGAGCAGCAAAGGTTCTTATCTGTGCGTGTACTCGTCAATCGAGTCTTCGATATGGTGCCTGATAACTTAGAGGACCGCAGTCTTCAAGTGCCCTGCACCTCTTTTATTTTCTCGCTCAGCAAAG ATTGCATCTCTCCAAGGAAAGTCCCCAAGCTAGCTGGTGGGACCAATCCAAGCAACCCAACAACATCATTTGAACAAGAATGA